The proteins below are encoded in one region of Oncorhynchus gorbuscha isolate QuinsamMale2020 ecotype Even-year linkage group LG01, OgorEven_v1.0, whole genome shotgun sequence:
- the rxfp3.3b gene encoding relaxin-3 receptor 1, with protein MQTALGDTWNHNISSYNLSSTDPDRFSSLEDIDMTADGSPALRIMISIVYSVVCAAGLVGNLLVVFLMKVRQGRKRSTIHFFVLNLAMTDFQFVLTLPFWAVDTALDFSWPFGNAMCKIILSVTVMNMYASVFFLTAMSVTRYWSVASALKDRTRHRYCSVRWVSAVLWVFATVATAPTAIFSNMTNIAGEKLCLLRFPEGQHWLALYHLQKIIIAFILPMLIVTICYLMLLRFVRLRSMNNNHPKRSNRVTKSVTIVVLSFFLCWMPNHAITFWGVLVKFNVVNWDKSYYMVHTYVFPVTVCLAHANSCLNPVLYCLMRREFRKMLKDLFWRSSPSWRATILCRYSSPVY; from the exons ATGCAAACGGCACTGGGGGACACTTGGAACCATAACATCAGCTCTTATAACCTGTCCTCTACGGACCCAGACCGCTTCAGCAGCCTGGAGGACATAGATATGACCGCGGACGGCAGTCCAGCGCTTCGAATCATGATATCAATCGTGTATTCTGTGGTTTGCGCAGCGGGTTTGGTGGGGAATTTGTTAGTCGTTTTCTTAATGAAAGTGAGACAAGGAAGGAAAAGGTCCACCATACACTTTTTTGTTCTTAATCTGGCCATGACAGACTTCCAGTTTGTCCTGACCCTGCCTTTCTGGGCTGTGGACACTGCTCTGGACTTCAGCTGGCCGTTTGGGAACGCGATGTGCAAGATAATTCTCTCCGTTACTGTAATGAACATGTACGCGAGTGTGTTCTTCCTCACTGCTATGAGTGTTACGCGCTACTGGTCGGTTGCCTCGGCTCTAAAGGACCGCACCAGACACAGATATTGTTCGGTGAGATGGGTGAGCGCAGTGCTCTGGGTTTTTGCCACTGTGGCCACAGCTCCAACGGCTATTTTCTCCAATATGACAAACATCGCTGGGGAGAAGCTCTGCCTTTTGCGGTTCCCGGAGGGCCAGCACTGGCTGGCTTTATATCACTTACAAAAAATCATAATTGCCTTTATTTTACCCATGCTCATAGTAACAATTTGCTATTTGATGCTCCTGCGATTCGTTCGCCTGAGGAGTATGAACAACAACCATCCTAAACGGAGTAACAGAGTCACTAAATCCGTTACCATTGTGGTTCTTTCATTCTTTTTGTGTTGGATGCCAAATCACGCCATCACTTTCTGGGGCGTCCTGGTCAAATTTAATGTGGTGAACTGGGACAAGTCTTATTATATGGTTCACACCTATGTTTTCCCCGTGACCGTGTGCCTGGCACATGCCAATAGTTGCTTGAACCCAGTGTTATATTGTCTCATGCGAAGAGAGTTCAGGAAAATGCTGAAGGATTTATTCTGGCGG AGCTCTCCTTCCTGGAGAGCCACCATCCT gtgtcgctacTCTTCCCCAGTGTAttaa